TGTCCGCGATCAGGCGAAGTCCCTGCGCACCAATCTCGGCAGCGAAGACCGCGGCAAGCTCGACGAATACCTCACCAGCGTCCGCGAACTCGAGCAGCGCATGGTCAACGATGAGAGCTGGGCGAAGAAACCGAAGCCCAAGGTCAACGTCGAACCGCCCAAGGACATCCCCAATGCCGCCGACCTCATCGGCCGCACCAAACTGCTCTTTGATCTCACTCATCTCGCGCTCCAGACCGATTCCACGCGGCTCATCACCATCATGCTCGCCGGTTCCACCTTCGCGCCGCCCATCGAAGGCGTGTCGCTCGGCCACCACGATCTCTCGCATCACGGCAAAGACCCTGGAAAGCTCGCGCAGCTCAGGATCGTCGAGAAGGAAACCATGAAGACCGTGCGCGACCTGCTCACGAAGCTCAAGCAATCGCAGGAAGCTGACTCCAACCTGCTCGACCGCACCACCGTCTTCCTCGGCAGCAATCTCGGTGACGGCAGCAGCCACTCCACCAAGAACCTTCCCGTCCTGCTCGCCGGCGGCGGCTTCCAGCACGGCCAGCATCTGCCCTTTGATGCCAACAATCCGCCGCCCTTGTGCAACGTCTACGTCAACATGCTCCAACGTCTGAGCATCGAAACCGACAAGTTCGGCACGAGCACAGGAACGCTGACCGGATTGGAGATGAAGAGGGTGTAACGCTTTCCATCCAATCTGATCATGAAACGCATCGCCATTCTGCTGTTCGCCTGTGCCGCCAGCGCGAGGGCGCAGGACTTTTCAAAGTCATTGCAACCCGCGCTCAAGACCTACTGCCTCGATTGCCACAACGAGAAGAAAATGGAGGGAGAGTTAAATCTGGCGCGGTTTGGGACCGAAGCGTCCGTGCTCGCGGAGCGCAAGGTGTGGAGGCGTGTCTGGGAAATGCTGCACAATCGCGAGATGCCGCCGCCGGACGAAGAGCAGCCCGGCGAAGACCAGCGGCTGGCGTTGACAGACTGGATCGAGCAGATGCTGGCGCGACCGATGGAAGGTGGCGCGCCTGACCCCGGGCATGTGCCGCCGCGCCGGCTCACGGCGAGGCAATACAATGCCACGGTGGCGGATTTGTTTGGCGTTCAGCGGCGGGTGACGTTTTACGATCCACAGCGCAAGGGCGGCGGGATGCCGGAGATGGTGCGCTTTGTCCTGCACCGGCAGTTTCAGGAGCCGCTCGTCCATTTGCCGCCCGATCCAGCGACCCATGGCTTCGATTCGATGGCGGAGTCGCTGAACCTGCCGCCCTTCCTGATGGAGAAGTATCTCGACGCGGCGGAAAAGCTCACCGCGCGCGAGGACATCCAGCAGGCGTTTTACCGTCGCACGGGCCGCCAGCAACAGCGTGGAGGCGATCCGATGGAAATGGATCGGTGGATAATCGCGGAAGCCTTGAAACATGCTTTTCGTCGTCCGTCGGATGAAAAGGAACTGGCGCGCTACACGGGCTTTTACGATCTGGCGATCAAGAACGGCGAAGATCGCACGAAAGCGATGGCGGTGGCGATGCGCGCCATCCTGGTGGCCCCACAATTCCTGTTCCGTCTCGAAACAGGTGTCGTGAGTGAGGAAAAGAACGGCGTGAGGCCGCTGACGGATCACGAACTGGCCGCGCGGCTCTCCTATTTCCTTTGGGACACGATTCCTGACCGCGATCTGGCTTACGCAGCGGATGAAGGAAAGCTAAGCGATCCCGAGGCGCTCGCCGCACAGGCGCGCAGAATGCTGCGTGACTCGCGCGCGGAGGAGTTCATTCGTGATTTCAGCATGCAATGGCTGCGCATTCAAAACATCAGCAGCCACGCGCCGGATCCGTCCGTGCTCGGCGCGTTCAATAACCGCCTGAAGAATTTCAATGAAGCGCTCGCGTCCGAAATCCTGCTGCTGTTCGCGACCGTGATGGCGGAGGATCGCAGCGTGCTCGATCTCGTCGATCCTGACTTCACCTGGCTGAACCTCACGTTGTGCAACGTGTATGGCATCGAGAACCGTCCTTACACAGGCGTCGGGAAACCGGGCAGCGCGGAATGGCTGCGCTATCCCATCACGGACCGTCGTCGCGGCGGGATCATCACCGCCGGGGCCACTTTGATGGTGAACTCGAATCCCACGCACACGAATCCGGTCAAACGCGGCAAGTGGCTGCTGGAGGCAGTGCTGGGTCAGGAGCCGCCGCCGCCCTTGCCGAACGTTCCGAATCTCGATGCCACCCCTGTGGTGCAAGGCGGCCTGCCCATCCGTGAAAAACTTGCGCAGCATCGCACCGACGCGGCATGCGCCTCATGCCATACGCGGCTCGATCCTCCCGGGCTTGCGCTGGAAAATTACGACGCGATCGGCGTGTGGCGCGACACCGAAGGCAAAGCGGCAATCGATCCCTCCGGCACATTGAAGGACGGAACGAAGTTCAACGGTCCCATCGGTCTCAAGGACATGCTGCGCGGCCCCAAACGGAACGAATTCGTCCGCTGTCTGACCGAGCACCTCTTCACCTACGCGCTCGGCCGGCCAGTGCAGCACTACGACATCGCCACCATCCAGGGCATCGTGAAGAAAGCCGAGGCGGATGGTTATCGCTTCTCGACGCTCATCACGGAGATCGTGAAGAGTTATCCCTTCCGCCATCTGAAAACCAACCCGGACACCTTGTGACATGAACATTCTTCGCAAACGCACTCTCTCCCGCCGCACGTTGCTGCGCGGCGCTGGTTCCATGCTCGCGCTGCCATGGCTTGAGATCATGGCTGCCCCGGCGAAGGAGGCACCCCTGCGCTCCGTCTTCATGTTTGTGCCGGGCGGTGTGAATCACGATGAATGGCTGCCAAAGACCGAAGGCGCGGATTATCAGCCGGGCAAGACGCTCGCCGCGCTCGCACCCGTGCGGCAGCATGTGCTGGTCTTGAGCGGCCTGAATGCGCGGCATGGCGAGGTCGGCGCCAACGGCCATCCTCTCGGCACCGCCCCATGGCTCAGCAGTGCGCCTCTGAATGACAAGGATCGCGGCGGCTACTGCACCGACATTTCGGTGGACCAGCTTATCGCCAATCAAGTCGGCAAGGACACGCGACTGCCATCGCTGGAACTCGGCTGCGATTCTGACAGCCGCAGCATGCACGAGACCAACATCTCCTGGCGCGGCCCAGCATCGCCGATGGGCAAGGAATTCAACCCGCAGGACATCTACAACCGCCTCTTCGCCGACCCCAAGGCCGATGTGTATCGCACTAGCATTCTCGATGCCGTGCGCGAGGACGCGAAACGGCTCAGCAGCCAGTTGGGCGGCATCGACAAGGAGAAGATCGACGAATACTTCGAAGCCGTTCGCTCCATCGAACGCCGGATCGAGTTTGCCTCCCGTCATCAATTGGAGAACCCTCCCGAGATCAAACTGCCATCAGGCGTGCCGCCCGACTACCTGGAGCATACCCACCTGCTAACCGACCTGCTGGTGCTCGCGCTGCGCACCGACACGACCCGTGTTTCCACCTTCATGCTGAACAATGAACCGGGGCGCGCCAGTTGGAATGAGATCGGCATCCGTGAACATCATCATGGCCTCGCCCATCTCGATCCACGCACCGCCGAAGGCCGCGACAAGCTCGACAAGCTGCAACGCATCGATCAAGCCTACGTCGAAATCTTCGTTCGCATGCTCCAGCAGCTCGCCGCTTTGCCCGAGGGCGAAGGCACCGTGCTCGACCACTGCCAGGTCGTTTACGGCAGCGGCCTGACCTGGGGTCGGCTGCACAATCGGGACGACCTGCCCCTGCTGCTCGCCGGCGGCGGCAACGGCATGATCCGCGGCGGCCGCCATGTACGCTACCGCGGCGAAGCCTTCGCTGATCTCCATCTGGCGATGCTGCGCAATGCAGGAGCGCAAATCGAGCGCACCGCAGACAGCAAGGCACCGCTAAGGGGGTTGGCGTGAGCTGTCCTCGACACAACAGGAAATCGTACCTTCTCCAGCACTCAAGCCTATCGGAGCAGTTCGCCCATCGCATCGTCGCAAGGGAGGCAGCAGGGACATCTTCAGCAAGCACTGGCCGAGACCGTAGAGTGTCTGATGGAGTTCATCCGCCTCGTGGTGCGCGAGGTAAACGTGATTGGGCATCATGCGTCACTACCGCTGCGCTTCATTGCCTGATCGAAAGCGGAGGACAAAGGTTTTGCATTCATGGCCGCGTATTCTCGGGCGAACTCCTCTAGCAGCTCCATGTCCACGAGATCCTTGCGGCGATTCGATGCCTTCTTGCTGGCGATGATGTCGCGCAGGTTGGCGATGGGAAAGATGTCTTCCATCACGCGACGGGATTTCGCGGCACTGAAAGATTCGATGCCGTCGGGTGCATGAATGATGTCCACGTCGAAAGGGCCGTCTTTGATTTGCACGAAGTCTTTGCCGGTTAGCAGTGCCTTCTCAGTCTCCTCGTCGAGATGAAAGCCGAGTTCGCGCAGGGCGGCGATGCAGCGACGAGCGTTGTCGGCGTCCTTCGGCGCAAAGAGGTCCAGATCGAGGGTGGTGCCTGGATAGCCAAGCAGGATGGCACCCGCCTTGCCCAGGAAGAGGTAGTCGGCACCGTGCTGTGCGAGGGCCTCTGCCAACTCTCGAGCCTGGGCGAGTTCAAACTTGGGCTGTCGATTGGGCTCGTCCATAGCCGAGATAGGAGGGCTGATGCTGCTCACACCAAGCCCGATACTCGCCCATGGTGGCGAAGGAGCGGTTGACGTGCTCGCGGTTGCTGACCCGCACGAAGCCATATTTCAGCCGGGCGCTGAGCGGGCGCTTCATCTGGCGGCGGCATTGCTCGCGCCAGAGTGAAAGGGTTTGTTCGTCGGTTTGTGGCATGCTGAAAATTACCGAAGAAGGGCAACCAAGCAAGGGCGGTTGCAGAAGCGGCCAGACCATCGAATCGCCCGCCATTTGAATGAACCGAACAAGAGTGACCGCGATCTTGTCGGAAAAGTCGTTGCCCCGCGCGGCAAGCCCATGATTCCTGTCAGCGTAATGCTTGCTGAACAAAACCATCCGACCATGAACGCTTCACTTCCCACTCGACGTGCCTTTTTGAAATCCACCGGTGCGTTTGCCGCAGTTTCTGCCGCATCGTCCGTGATCGCAGCGCCAAATGACAAGATCTCCGTGGCCTGCATCGGCATTCGCGGACGCGGGAACTCGGTGATGCACAGCTTCATCGCCGAGCCGGACTGCGAGGTGACGCATCTGTGCGATGTGCGCGAGGCGGTGCTCTCGCAGCGCGGCGCGGAGGTGAAGGCGAAGACGGGGAAGATGCCGAAGCTGGTGAAGGACTACCGTGAGCTGCTGAGCGATCCGTCGATTGATGCTTTCATGGTGGCGACGCCGGATCATTGGCATGCGCTTTTGACCATCGAGGGCTGCCTGGCGGGGAAGGATGTGTATGTCGAGAAGCCGGCGAGCCACAACATCCAGGAAGGCAAGGTAGCGGTGGCAGCAGCTCGCAAGAAGGATCGCATGGTGCAGATGGGCACGCAGATCCGCAGCGCGAAGTTTCTGCATGAGGCGCGTGAGTTTGTGAAGAGCGGCGCACTCGGAAAGGTGATCACAGGTCGTGCGTGGGAAACCGGGCGGTCAGGCGCGGTGAAGCTGGTGGCGGATGGCACGCCGCCTCCGGGCATCGACTACAACCTGTGGCAGGGGCCATCGCCGGAGCGCGTTTACAACCAGACCATCGTGGAAGGTGCATGGCGCTGGATGTTCGATTACGGCACGGGCGATCTCGGCAACGACGGCGTGCATCGCATCGACTACTGCCGCTATGTGATGGGGCTGGATACATTCCCCGAGGCGATCAGCGCTTCCGGCGGGAAGTTCTTCTTCGATGATGATCAGCAGTGGCCGGACACGCAGATGGTGACGTATGACTACCCCGGCCACATCATCCAATACGAGATGCGCCTCTGGTCCAAGTCGAAGCTCTTCGGCGCGGGCGAAGGCGCGGTGATCTATGGCGAAAACGGCTGGCTGCAACTCACGAACACTTCCTGGAAGGCCTACGACCCAGACGGGAAGATCATGAAGGAAGGCAGCAGCGATGTCGGCCAGACGGCGCATGTGCGGAACTTCCTCGATGCGGTGCGCAGCCGGAAGCGCGAGTCGCTCAATCAAGAGATCTACTCCGGCCACATCAGCACCGTGATGTGCCACGCGGGCAACATCGCCTGGCGCACCGGCAAGAAGCTGCGCTTCGACGCGAAGACGGAGACCTTCGACGATGCGACGGCGAATGTGCTCATCGGTCGCGAGCACCGGAAGGGATTTGAGTTGCCGAAGATCGGGTAGAAACCGTCAAACTGGTCAAGGATTGGTCAAGTATCGTGCTTTTTGCCCTTCTTGACGCTCTTGGCCTTTGACGGCGAAGCCGCTTTGACAACGCTCACGCCACCAGCGGATGCGTGCGCTTAACGAGCGGGAATTCCACACGCGCTCCCGTGATGCCGGCCTGGAAGACGCCATGAGCCATCTCGATGGCCTTCATGGCGCGTTCACCGGAGCCGAGCGGTTCGCGTTTTTCATCAATGGCGTTCAACCAATCGCGCACCACTCGGCGATGCGAGGCATCGTAGCCGGTGAGACCTTCATAAGTGGTCTCAGTGGCTGGATCGACGCCACCGGTCCAGTCCTGCCAGTTCTCAGCACGGGTAGTCGCCGCGCGATTGGGCTCCTTAAGCAACGAGATGCCTGGCGCGAATCCTGAATTGAGACGCACGATGCCGCGCGTGCCGATGATCTCCATGCCGAACGGCCCTGCGGCCTTTTCCAAGCCGACTCGACTGCGAAAGGTGACATTCACGCCTGAATCCATCGCGAAACTCGCAAAGATGTCGTCGCCAACCACGGGTCCGACTTTGTCCGACGGTGATTCCTTGGCATCGGCGATGGTCGGCACCTTGCCCTGATGCCTCATGCGCGCCTGACACCATTGCACCTCGCCACCGAACAACCTCGCGAGATCGAAGACGTGCAATCCGAGCACCATCATGTCCTGACCGCCCGCGCGAGAACCCATCTTGCCCACGGTGTGAATCTCCAACACATCACCGATGAGTCCTTCTCGCAGCGCTTTCTCCAATCGCAGCACGGCTGGTGCCATGCGAGTGACATGCGCCACCGCCACGCGACGCTGTTTTCCCTTTGCGAGTTGCACGATGTCATCCGCCTCTGCCAGCGTGATGGTGAAAGGCTTCTCCAAATAGAGATGCGCGCCGGCTTCCAGCGCCGCCATCGACATCGCATGATGTTCCGTGGCCCAGCGTGGGCCGATGGCGACGAGGTCCGGCTTTTCCTTGCCCAGCATCGCACTGTAGTCGGCATAGTCTCGCGCCGCGCCACAGGCAGCTTTTGCTTTCGCGCGACCGGCATCGTTCGGATCAGCGACGGCGACGACACTCACATTCGGCAGTCCTGCAAAGATGCGCTCAATGCCATGGCCGTAATCCCCCGCGCCGGTGTGGCCGATGATGGCCGCTTTGAGCTTCGGTGCATCAGCGGCACGCAAGGCATGTGTCGCGGCCCAAGCAGTGCTGCCGAGGAGAAATTGGCGTCGGGTGGTTGTCTTCATGGTGAAGGGGATACGCATTGGGCTCCTCTGTTCATGCCTGGAGCTTGAATGGTGAAAATCGTCCTCGGGCGGCGTTTCTTGAAACACTCATGAAAATCGCCGTGCCATTCATCCTCTGCTTCGCTCTTATCAGCCTGCCTCATGCTGTTTCAGCGCAGGGAAAAGTCTTCAAAGCAGGCGCGGCCACCAGCAACATCACACCGCCGCTGGGCATGGAGATCGTTGGGAACTTCGCGCCGCGTCCCATCGCGGCGCATGTGCATGATGAGCTGCATGTGCGCTGCCTTGTGCTTGATGATGGCACCACCAAGCTCGCCTTTGCCGTGGCGGACACGATCTCGCTCGGGCGTGATGTCTGGGACGAGGCGAAGAAAAAGGTCGAGGCAGCCACGGGCATCCCGGTGTCGAACATGATGTTCTCCGGCACGCACACGCATTCCAGCGTCTCGGCCATCACGAACAAGGATTCGTCGCTCGATTACCGCAGCTTCATCATCTCCCGCGTCGCGGATGGCGTACGCCGCGCGCTGAACAATCTGGAGCCTGCACGAATCGCGTGGGGCTCGGGCAAGGTGCCGCAGCATGTCTTCAATCGCCGCTGGCTGCTCAAAGAAGGCGTCACGAACGACAACCCATTCGGCGGCAAAGATCGCGCGGTGATGAATCCGAGCAGCCTGCTGCGCTCACGACTCGCTGGACCTGCCGGACCGAAAAATCCCGAGGTCTATTGCCTCTCAGTGCAAGCGACAGACGGACGCCAGATCGCGCTCATGGCGAACTACTGGCTGCATTACGTCGGCGGTGTGAACAAAGAGGATCTGTCGGCGGATTACTTCGGCGAGTTCTGTCGCCGCATCGAAGAAAAGGTCGGCGCACCCTGCGTCGGCATCCTGGCGAATGGTCCCTGCGGAGACGTGAACAACAACGACTACAGCGGCAAAACTCCCGCCGTGAAGCGCGAGCCGTATGAGAAGATCAAACTCGTCGCCAACGACCTCGCGCAGGAGGTGCTGCGCGTTCACCAGACGCTGAAGCATCAGGACTGGGTGCCTTTGAAAGCCGCCGCGAGCGATCTGGAACTCGCCGTGCGCCGTCCGACTCCCGAAATGATCCAGTGGGCCGAAGGCGTGCTCGCCAAACCAAAAGACGCGGAAGCCACGCACCGCCTGGAGAAGCCTTACGCCGAGCGCACACTCGCCGCACGCGATGCGAAGCCCGACACCATTCAGGCAGTCATCCAGGCCTTCCGCATCGGCGAGCTCGGCATCGCGTCCATCCCTTTCGAGGTCTTCACCGAGATCGGTCTCGAAATCAAAGCCCGCAGCCCTTTTGCAGACACCTTCACCATCGAACTCGCCAATGGCAGCAACGGTTACCTGCCCACGCCCCGGCACCACGACCTCGGCGGCTACGAAACTTGGCTCGGCACCAACCGCGTCGAACGCGAGGCCTCCGTGAAGATCACCGCGAGAGCGTTGGAGATGCTGGAGACAGTGCGGTGACTCACACGCGCCGCAGCGGCTGGGAGAAGATCATGTCCACGATGGGAATCGGTGTGCGAAGCGCGGGGTCGGTGCTGGCAAAGGCTGGGCCGCGCAGGGCTTTCTGATCGTGGAGGAGCGAGATGTCGTGGACGTTCATGCCACGTAGTTTTTCGGCGGTGAGGGGTTCGCCTTGCAGATGCGTTTCTGGATACGCAAAGGCCTCCACACGGACGAATTGAGCTACGAGTTGGCCGCTGGCGTCACGCTTCAGCGGGAACTCGGCTTCAGCGCTATCCACGATGCTGGCGATGCCTTGATCGGTAACGAAGCGAATCTGCACGTTGGGCCGTTTGGCGGGATCGTTACCAGCGACGGTGACTTGAAGTTTGTCGTCATGTGTGATGATGCGGCTGAAGCGTAAGTCGCTGCGATCATACGGTGTGACGACTTCGGCATTCTCACTCGCTGCGAGCGAGGCGACGGAGCCGAAGAAGGCTCCTTTGCGATACGCACATAGCGCGGCGGCCTCGCGCTCGGCTGGAGGTAGCGCGGAGAGCTTCGGCACGAGAAGCACGTTACGTCCGCGACCGAAGGTGTTGTGATCTTTGACGAAAAAGCCCCAGCAGCGGCGGCCGGTGCGCAGGATGTCATCCCAGAGCTGGTAGAAATGAAGGTTCGGCTCACCGCTGTGATCGTAGAAGCCGCGACTGGAGCCGAACCCAGAGGTGAGCTGGTTCCACACCTCAATGCCGAGCACGCGCGGATCGAAGTCGAGCATCGGCGCATAGTCAGCCAGCTTGCCGGTGGGATGATTCAGAGTGAGGCCGCCACCTTCGCCATGCAGCAGGCCGCCGCTGCGTTTGCCATCGATCATTTCGCCATCGAGCGCAGCGCGGAAGACATCGCGCCACGGGCGGTTGGCCCCTTGCATCAAGCGATACTGGGTGACGCTGAGCGCGGCCGTGTCGAACACGAGTTTGGTTTCAATGCTCGCTGCGGTGGTGCGCAGGTAGAGGGTGTGATTGCCCGGTGGCAGTTCCCGCTCGAGGATGGGGCCTTTGTCACTAAATCCTTCGCGGAAGCCACACTCATGAGCACCTTCGACCGTCAGCCTAGCGGTGGGTTTGCCTTCGGATGCGGAGAGCCGCACATCCAACCGATACACACCGAGCCAGGGCCGTTCGGTGTTGAAGATTTCGAGCTTTTCAAAGCGATGCACGATGGGCGAGATCGCGCATTCCTTGGCGCTGACACTGCTGCCGTAACCGGTGGCCAGCAGGCTGCCGAGCGCGTTGAAATGCAGCCCGGCATCGGGGAACGAATGATGCTCCGCGTTTGGCGCGGCGATCACGTCGGGATGCTTGGCCAGATAGTCGGCGGGCAGCGGGTAGGTGGGAGCCGAGGGGTAGTAGTTGCTGAAGGCGAGATGCCGGTAGCCCATCTCCAAAAAGCCATTACGCGAAGCATCGGTCTGCCCCTGGTGCTGATGGGACATCGAATGCAGGCATTCCCAGGTGTCCCAGTCCACCTCGGCATACGGATTGTCTAATTCGCGTCCCGTGGTGCGCGATGCTGCGCCACTGAGCGGCAGAGAAGCGGCGGCAGGCAAGCCGGCAAGGGTGACGAGCAGGTTTCTTCGTTTCATCCATGGCAGTCGGTGCCTTGATGCTCATCCTTTCAACCGATGATGAAGCCGAAGTTATCGTTAACGGCAGCAAGGCATTCTCTTGCGTCGCCGTATCGCTCTCATGCGCTTTCTCCTGCTCTTATCGTGTCTTGCTGTTCATGGCTCCATCCTCGCCGCCGACCTCCCCAAGCTCGATTTTGGCAGTGTGCGCGAGGAGCACATCATGATTCCGATGCGTGATGGCAAGCGCCTGTCGGCCTATGTGTTCTTTCCGAAGGGCAACCAGAAGTGGCCCGCGATTTTCGAGCAGCGCTACGGCGACATCTCTAGCGCTGGATCACGCAAAGCAGCCGCCAAGTTTGCCGAGGGCGGCTTCGTCATCGCGCTGGTGAACTACCGCGGTACGCATCTGAGCGAGGGCGT
Above is a genomic segment from Prosthecobacter sp. containing:
- a CDS encoding DUF1552 domain-containing protein, with amino-acid sequence MNILRKRTLSRRTLLRGAGSMLALPWLEIMAAPAKEAPLRSVFMFVPGGVNHDEWLPKTEGADYQPGKTLAALAPVRQHVLVLSGLNARHGEVGANGHPLGTAPWLSSAPLNDKDRGGYCTDISVDQLIANQVGKDTRLPSLELGCDSDSRSMHETNISWRGPASPMGKEFNPQDIYNRLFADPKADVYRTSILDAVREDAKRLSSQLGGIDKEKIDEYFEAVRSIERRIEFASRHQLENPPEIKLPSGVPPDYLEHTHLLTDLLVLALRTDTTRVSTFMLNNEPGRASWNEIGIREHHHGLAHLDPRTAEGRDKLDKLQRIDQAYVEIFVRMLQQLAALPEGEGTVLDHCQVVYGSGLTWGRLHNRDDLPLLLAGGGNGMIRGGRHVRYRGEAFADLHLAMLRNAGAQIERTADSKAPLRGLA
- a CDS encoding DUF1592 domain-containing protein: MKRIAILLFACAASARAQDFSKSLQPALKTYCLDCHNEKKMEGELNLARFGTEASVLAERKVWRRVWEMLHNREMPPPDEEQPGEDQRLALTDWIEQMLARPMEGGAPDPGHVPPRRLTARQYNATVADLFGVQRRVTFYDPQRKGGGMPEMVRFVLHRQFQEPLVHLPPDPATHGFDSMAESLNLPPFLMEKYLDAAEKLTAREDIQQAFYRRTGRQQQRGGDPMEMDRWIIAEALKHAFRRPSDEKELARYTGFYDLAIKNGEDRTKAMAVAMRAILVAPQFLFRLETGVVSEEKNGVRPLTDHELAARLSYFLWDTIPDRDLAYAADEGKLSDPEALAAQARRMLRDSRAEEFIRDFSMQWLRIQNISSHAPDPSVLGAFNNRLKNFNEALASEILLLFATVMAEDRSVLDLVDPDFTWLNLTLCNVYGIENRPYTGVGKPGSAEWLRYPITDRRRGGIITAGATLMVNSNPTHTNPVKRGKWLLEAVLGQEPPPPLPNVPNLDATPVVQGGLPIREKLAQHRTDAACASCHTRLDPPGLALENYDAIGVWRDTEGKAAIDPSGTLKDGTKFNGPIGLKDMLRGPKRNEFVRCLTEHLFTYALGRPVQHYDIATIQGIVKKAEADGYRFSTLITEIVKSYPFRHLKTNPDTL
- a CDS encoding Gfo/Idh/MocA family oxidoreductase, which encodes MKTTTRRQFLLGSTAWAATHALRAADAPKLKAAIIGHTGAGDYGHGIERIFAGLPNVSVVAVADPNDAGRAKAKAACGAARDYADYSAMLGKEKPDLVAIGPRWATEHHAMSMAALEAGAHLYLEKPFTITLAEADDIVQLAKGKQRRVAVAHVTRMAPAVLRLEKALREGLIGDVLEIHTVGKMGSRAGGQDMMVLGLHVFDLARLFGGEVQWCQARMRHQGKVPTIADAKESPSDKVGPVVGDDIFASFAMDSGVNVTFRSRVGLEKAAGPFGMEIIGTRGIVRLNSGFAPGISLLKEPNRAATTRAENWQDWTGGVDPATETTYEGLTGYDASHRRVVRDWLNAIDEKREPLGSGERAMKAIEMAHGVFQAGITGARVEFPLVKRTHPLVA
- a CDS encoding Gfo/Idh/MocA family oxidoreductase; amino-acid sequence: MNASLPTRRAFLKSTGAFAAVSAASSVIAAPNDKISVACIGIRGRGNSVMHSFIAEPDCEVTHLCDVREAVLSQRGAEVKAKTGKMPKLVKDYRELLSDPSIDAFMVATPDHWHALLTIEGCLAGKDVYVEKPASHNIQEGKVAVAAARKKDRMVQMGTQIRSAKFLHEAREFVKSGALGKVITGRAWETGRSGAVKLVADGTPPPGIDYNLWQGPSPERVYNQTIVEGAWRWMFDYGTGDLGNDGVHRIDYCRYVMGLDTFPEAISASGGKFFFDDDQQWPDTQMVTYDYPGHIIQYEMRLWSKSKLFGAGEGAVIYGENGWLQLTNTSWKAYDPDGKIMKEGSSDVGQTAHVRNFLDAVRSRKRESLNQEIYSGHISTVMCHAGNIAWRTGKKLRFDAKTETFDDATANVLIGREHRKGFELPKIG
- a CDS encoding DUF1552 domain-containing protein gives rise to the protein MNIHRRHFIRSTGISLALPWLDIFADDTKRNAAATHPPCRMICICAPLGLHPDNFFPTQSGKDYVLSPYLDILRDFRDEFTVISGLAHAGMGSSFAHQASASFLTGAPGAGRPGFRNAISLDQFAADHIGTQTRFPSLALSGEGSGGLSWTRTGALIPADNSPSKVFARLFLEGRADDVQDQLRRLEDGRSILDDVRDQAKSLRTNLGSEDRGKLDEYLTSVRELEQRMVNDESWAKKPKPKVNVEPPKDIPNAADLIGRTKLLFDLTHLALQTDSTRLITIMLAGSTFAPPIEGVSLGHHDLSHHGKDPGKLAQLRIVEKETMKTVRDLLTKLKQSQEADSNLLDRTTVFLGSNLGDGSSHSTKNLPVLLAGGGFQHGQHLPFDANNPPPLCNVYVNMLQRLSIETDKFGTSTGTLTGLEMKRV